CGAACTGGGGACATTCTGCGTGTAAAGCAGACGCCATAACCAACTAGACCACAGAACCAAGGACGAGTTTCATTTTTGCCTCTGTTGCTATGGCTGCAACCTAAGTCACGTGGATAACACTGAAAATTTTAAATGGGTGTATCAGTCGAAATAGTTTACAGAATTATACAAACTCTGATAGCTCTATTAGCCAGTGTTTGTATGTTGCAATTGTTATCTTTTCTAGGTGTTTGTCTCTCTTTTAGACCCCTATTAAGATAAGCAAACTTCTTATAGtgaaggaaatcaagaCAGCACACGGCGCTGCCATGCGTTGTCTGCAGAACCTCAGAACGCGTCAGAATAATATTGGTGAAATATTCAATAACCAAGACtacttcattctttcacATATTgccaattgaagatgtcgTACTCTTCTGAAGTGAACAAACTTCTTGCAGACGGCTCGCGGGCGTACTCGAGCAAGAACTACGAGCTTGCCTCCGAGAAATACGGAGAAGCATGTGAGAAGTACAGTGACGAAAAAGGAGACGAAGATGCTGATTTGCTTTTCTTATACGGCAAGTCATTGTTCCAGAATGCTGTTCTGAAGTCAGAAGTTTTTGGAGGACAACCAGGCGACGATGAACAGGAGGAAGACGATaaagaggaagagaatGAGGAGAACAAAGAAGATGGCGATAAGTTCCAGTTCTTTGATGTGGCCCCAgtagctgaagaagaaggagaagatggagCACcacaagatgaagaagaggaagcagatgaagaaaatgcaGGGGAGGTggatcaagaagaacaggaagaaaGTAATGGTAAGGAAAAGCACgataaagaaaatgagGAAGAGCAGAGTGATTTTGAACTTGCATGGGAAATGTTTGACATCACCAGAAACCTCCTTGAGGCGAAATTacaagatattgaagaacaaggcAAAGATTTGACAGTTCCATATCTCAAGAcagatgacgaagaaacagatAATCAGTATATTATcttgacgaagaaattaTCTGAAACATATGACTTGCTAGGAGAAGTATCTTTGGAGTCAGAGAACTTCCCTCAATCTGCACAGGATTTAAAGAGCAGTTTGCAACTTCGTCTTAAGCTCTACAACCCAGAGACATCGGCTCTAATTTCCGAGTCACACTACAAATTATCGCTTGCTCTTGAGTTTTGTGTCGAAGACCCAACTCTGCGTCAAAGTGCCGTTGAGCATATGAAGTTGGCTATTGACTCTGTTAAGAAGAGAAACGAATCCGAAACAGATGCcctgaaaaagaaagaaaacgaagagttgatcCAGGACTTGGATGCAAGATACcaggagttgaagagagACCCTACAGAAGAGCTCAAGAGCGAACAGTTGGATATCATCAAGGGTATCTTGGGTGAGCCTACTGCTGACGGCGCAG
This window of the Scheffersomyces stipitis CBS 6054 chromosome 6, complete sequence genome carries:
- a CDS encoding predicted protein encodes the protein MSYSSEVNKLLADGSRAYSSKNYELASEKYGEACEKYSDEKGDEDADLLFLYGKSLFQNAVSKSEVFGGQPGDDEQEEDDKEEENEENKEDGDKFQFFDVAPVAEEEGEDGAPQDEEEEADEENAGEVDQEEQEESNGKEKHDKENEEEQSDFELAWEMFDITRNLLEAKLQDIEEQGKDLTVPYLKTDDEETDNQYIILTKKLSETYDLLGEVSLESENFPQSAQDLKSSLQLRLKLYNPETSALISESHYKLSLALEFCVEDPTSRQSAVEHMKLAIDSVKKRNESETDASKKKENEELIQDLDARYQELKRDPTEELKSEQLDIIKGILGEPTADGAGSSGSAAALVNDLSGIVKKKKVAQVNDLSAVVKKRKAPGKISGSEKK